In Periplaneta americana isolate PAMFEO1 chromosome 4, P.americana_PAMFEO1_priV1, whole genome shotgun sequence, one DNA window encodes the following:
- the LOC138698970 gene encoding protein krueppel-like → MVVAVDAGGGGEERAVRGGVSTKMEGMKRAPITAQRREKVDVGNTIGVGGPLSAVHQHGNLADIGRGMKDTTSHSTVDLGDTGGGTSDGGGGGTTRSNSPASPDMSNLSPPSSSSGNTAATLVTATALSAGLHHGAASGMPLYPTASMAETLLTRHALMSCLPVNLQTLTGMPPIFQSASTMLNWPLQSVSPPAKPTPASTPTNNNRMATKASAAKKNNNNVVTSSSSAVTRKNQANARKRATRKVDPAEPTLIEVAAMTPIPAPAPLSPPTSGSNPVDAVPGRDKVFTCSTCNRSFGYKHVLQNHERTHTGEKPFRCAVCQKRFTRDHHLKTHMRLHTGEKPYECSHCDRQFVQVANLRRHLRVHTGERPYACELCPSKFSDSNQLKAHTLIHKGEKPFECFRCQGRFRRRHHLMHHKCPSKEDPAVIMSGLEDSGRQKSPDHVIEDTSISLLEKYQSVGQKYSSKEEACDRDDDDVVESKHSRRTRIVSSLQNIGTRMLKKELENGDMDVEEEEEEDEGVEDVDDLVNSRRNGMILAHNNNGSVLEKKSRIRKPQEIRHFIRPSPSLTSTPAPMIVTNPLPIPSAVPFVPVQDEPEDLSMSTGTHRKVYRSDNNNHSHSHSSGDSPLSRSPSSEADDDVEELNAKLFFQSRHPKYRRHLPHLERSNGAAPIS, encoded by the exons GCGGGCCGCTGTCCGCGGTCCACCAGCACGGTAACCTAGCGGACATTGGGAGAGGAATGAAGGACACGACGTCGCACTCAACAGTGGACCTAGGAGACACCGGAGGAGGAACGAGCGACGGGGGCGGTGGCGGAACAACTAGGAGCAACAGCCCGGCGTCGCCAGACATGAGCAACCTCTCACCTCCCTCCAGCAGTAGCGGCAATACGGCCGCCACCCTGGTAACGGCAACGGCCCTGTCGGCGGGCCTGCACCACGGCGCGGCCTCGGGCATGCCCCTGTACCCGACGGCGTCGATGGCGGAGACGCTGCTGACGAGACATGCCTTGATGTCATGTCTGCCCGTCAACCTGCAGACCCTGACAGGCATGCCGCCCATCTTCCAGTCCGCGAGCACCATGCTCAACTGGCCTCTACAGTCTGTGTCGCCGCCCGCTAAGCCGACGCCTGCGAGCACTCCGACGAATAACAACCGCATGGCGACCAAGGCGTCGGCTGccaagaagaacaacaacaatgtGGTGACGAGTAGCAGTTCGGCTGTGACGAGGAAGAACCAGGCAAACGCGAGGAAGAGGGCGACTCGGAAGGTGGACCCCGCAGAGCCCACGCTCATCGAAGTGGCGGCCATGACACCCATCCCAGCGCCTGCGCCGCTGTCTCCGCCGACTTCAGGTTC CAACCCCGTGGACGCGGTTCCGGGCCGCGACAAAGTATTTACGTGCTCGACATGCAACCGTTCGTTCGGGTACAAACACGTGCTGCAAAACCATGAAAGGACTCATACCGGAGAAAAACCGTTCCGATGTGCCGTGTGCCAGAAGCGATTCACTCGCGACCACCATCTCAAGACACATATGAGacttcacacaggcgagaaaccgtACGAGTGCTCGCACTGCGACCGACAGTTCGTGCAAGTGGCCAACCTGCGCCGCCACCTCCGTGTCCATACCGGCGAACGTCCCTACGCCTGTGAACTGTGTCCGTCCAAGTTCTCAGACTCGAACCAGCTTAAAGCGCACACGCTGATACACAAAGGTGAGAAACCGTTTGAATGCTTCCGTTGCCAAGGTAGATTCAGGCGTCGACACCATCTGATGCACCACAAGTGTCCTAGTAAAGAAGACCCTGCTGTCATCATGTCGGGTCTGGAGGACAGCGGAAGACAGAAGTCGCCTGATCATGTAATCGAGGATACGAGTATTTCGCTTCTCGAAAAGTATCAATCTGTGGGTCAGAAGTACTCTTCCAAAGAGGAGGCCTGTGACAGAGACGACGACGATGTTGTCGAGTCGAAACACTCAAGAAGAACTAGGATAGTCAGTTCTCTACAAAACATAGGAACCAGAATGTTAAAGAAGGAATTAGAGAACGGAGACATGGAtgtagaagaggaagaggaggaggacgaAGGGGTAGAGGATGTTGACGACTTGGTAAATTCTCGTCGGAATGGTATGATCCTCGCTCACAACAACAACGGATCGGTCCTGGAGAAGAAGAGCAGAATACGGAAACCTCAGGAAATACGTCACTTCATCCGGCCAAGCCCGTCCCTGACGTCAACTCCTGCACCGATGATTGTGACGAATCCCCTGCCCATCCCATCAGCAGTACCCTTTGTGCCGGTACAAGACGAGCCCGAAGACCTCTCGATGAGTACCGGAACACACCGCAAAGTGTACAGGAGTGACAACAACAACCACAGTCACTCGCATAGCAGCGGAGACTCCCCATTGTCGCGATCCCCATCGTCGGAGGCGGATGACGATGTGGAAGAGCTGAATGCGAAGTTGTTTTTCCAGAGTCGCCACCCCAAGTACAGGCGCCACCTGCCGCATCTCGAAAGAAGCAATGGCGCGGCGCCCATTTCCTAG